DNA sequence from the Candidatus Zixiibacteriota bacterium genome:
GACCTGTTCGATCAAGGCAAGAAAAGCGCGCCGTGCATCATCTTCATCGATGAAATCGACGCGGTCGGCCGGTTGCGCGGCGCGGGTCTGGGCGGCGGTCATGATGAACGCGAGCAGACGCTGAATCAGCTGCTGGTGGAGATGGACGGTTTTGAGTCCAATGACGGTGTGATTCTGGTGGCCGCGACCAACCGTCCCGACGTGCTGGATCCAGCGTTGTTGCGTCCGGGCCGTTTTGACCGGCAGATCGTGGTGAACCTGCCCGACATCAAGGGGCGCGAGGGGATTCTCAAGGTGCACATGAAGAAGATCAACGTCTCCGACGACGTGGATATCCGCGTGATTGCGCGCGGTACGCCGGGGATGTCGGGCGCGGATCTGGCGAACGTCGTCAACGAGGCCGCCCTGCTGGCGGCGCGGCGCAACGCCGAGAAGGTTGCGATGGTCGACCTGGAGATGGCCAAGGACAAGGTCATGATGGGCGCGGAGCGGCGGTCGCTGGTGATTTCCGACGAGGAGAAGCGGACGACGGCGTACCACGAGGCGGGCCATGCGCTGGTCGGGAAGCTGATTCCGAAGGCCGATCCGGTGTACAAGGTGACGATCATCCCGCGCGGGTTAGCGCTGGGGGTGACCAGTTTTCTGCCGACAGAAGAGAAGCACACGTATTCGAAGGAATACCTCGAGACCAAGCTGATCTATCTGATGGGCGGACGCGCGGCCGAGAAGCTCGTGTTCGACCAGTTGACGACGGGCGCCGGCAACGACATCGAGCGGGCGACCGACCTGGCACGGCGGATGGTGTGCGCGTGGGGGATGAGCGAGAATCTCGGGCCACTGACCTTTGGCAAGGCGCGCGAGGAGATTTTTCTCGGCCGCGAAATTGCGCAGCATCGCGATTACTCGGAGAAGACCGCGCAGCAGATCGATGAGGAGGTGCGGCGGATCGTCGAGCGCTCCTACGCGCAGGCGGAGGAAATCCTGCAGGGCAACCTCGACAAGTTGCACTTGCTGGCGACGGCGCTGCTGGAGCATGAGATTCTCGACAGTGATGAAATCGACCGCATCCTGCGCGGCGAGAAACTGGCCAAGCAGCCGCTGAACGCCAAGCAACCATGACCGTCGGCGGGGCCAAAAGACGAATGGCGGACGCCGCGGACATTCTTTATCAACCGGATCGCATAATTGTTATGGGAGTGGTCAACACCACTCCCGATTCATTTTCGGACGGCGGGCAATTTCTTGATGCCGACCGGGCGGTCGCCCAGGCGTTGCGGCTGGCGGCAGAGGGCGCGGATATCATCGACATTGGCGGCGAATCGACGCGTCCCGGCGCGGAGCCAGTGGCGGAAGAGGAAGAAATCCGACGGGTGATTCCGGTGATCGAGCGGCTGGCGCGCGCGAGCGATGTCGCGATTTCGATCGATACGGTAAAGGCGCGGGTGGCGCAGCTGGCTTTGCAAGCGGGGGCGAAGATCGTCAACGACATTTCGGCGCTGCAGGCGGACGAAGAGATGGCGGCGACGGTGGCGCAGGCGGGCGCGGGCGTGATTTTGATGCATAGGCGCGGCACGCCGCAAACGATGCAGGCGAATACGAATTACGACGACCTGGTTGCGGAGGTGCGGGAGGCGCTGGCGCAAGCGATTGCGCGGGCAGAGGACGCCGGCTGTGATCCACGGCGGATCATGATTGATCCGGGAATCGGATTCGGCAAGAGTCTTGAGGGAAACCTTGATCTCATTCGCTCAATCAAAACATTTGCCAGTCTGGGCAAACCGGTGCTAATTGGAGCATCGCGCAAGTCGTTCGTCGGAAGGATAACGGGCGCGGAGGCGCCGGACCGATTGGGCGGCTCGCTGGCGGCAGCCGTGGCGGCAGTGCTGAACGGCGCGGCAGCAGTGCGCGCGCACGATGTCAAGGAGACCCGGCAGGCGGTGGATGTGGCGATTCGCCTGCGCGGAAGGCAGTGATGGAACTGTTTACCTACAAATTCCTCAAGTTCACGCTGGTCGATTTGATCGACGTCGTCGTGGTCGCGGCGATTTTCTACAAGTTTCTTTCGCTGTTGCGCGGGACGCGGGCGGCGCAAATGGTGACCGGCCTGACGATGCTGTTCGTGGTGGCGTTTTTCGCCTACTGGTTCCAGTTGCAGGGGCTGATGTGGTTATTTACGAATCTGGCGACGGTCGGATTTATCGTGCTGATCATCCTGTTCCAGCCGGAGATTCGCGGCGCGCTGGCGCAGATCGGGCACTCGCGCCTGGTGCGGTTGTTCTACCGCGGTGAACCGACGGCCAGTATCGACGAGATCGTGCGGGCGGTGATCCGGATGGCCGTCTTGAAGCACGGGGCGCTGATCGTGATTGAGCGCTCGGTGGGGCTGAAGGATTTTATCCAGAGCGGCAAGGAGCTGAATACGACGGTGTCGGAGGAAATGATCACGACGATTTTCACGCCGTACACGCCGCTGCACGACGGGGCGATCATCGTGCGCGGGGACACGATCATTGCCGCGGCGTGCACGCTGCCGGTTTCGCAGAATCCGGCGTACATCAAGTTGTTCGGAATGCGGCACAAGGCGGCGATCGGGATTACGGAAGAGTCGGATGCGGTGTGCGTGGTGGTCAGCGAAGAGACGGGGGAGGTTTCGATTGCGTTTGAAGGGGCGCTGCGGCGCGATGTCGAAAATGTGCAGTTGAAGGAAGTGCTGACGCGGTTCTTGAAGAGTTAGGGCGGCGGTGAAAGCGGGGCCAGAGGCTACAATTGGAGATGAAGCCCTCACCCCCGACCCCTCGTCAAGAGGGAGAGGGGAGAAGATGTCATTCCTGTGGAGGCGAAAATCGAGAACGATTTGCGGGAAGAGCTGCCGCAACGACGGTGTGTGGGGTGAGAAGCGGCAGGTCTCCTTAACGAGGCTTCAGGATCGATGAGTTTCCGACAAGGAGACTTGCCCTACGGACGTTGCTGAGATGCGGGTTTTGCGAGGATGCCCAGTGTACCGGCGGGCGGAGTTACGGACGCGCGCCCGATTCGTGTCGGTGACGGCCACGCAAATGCGGTTGCATCGGCGGAGAGAGCGCATATCTTGTAAATCTCATGGAAGTGTCGGTACTACTAGCTTTGGCCCTGGGTGTGGTTCTTGGGGCTGCGATTACGTGGCTGGTGATGCGGCGCCGGGAAACGGACGCGCGCGCCATAGCCGAGGAATTGCTGCGTGACAACGAGGCGAGGAAGCAGGCGGAGCTGGACCGCGTGATTGAGCACGTCAAGCAGAGCTTCGGCAACTTATCGGCGGAGGCGCTGAGCAAAGCCAATGAGGACTTCCTGCGGACCCGCAAATCGCTGTTGGAGTCGGATCGGCAAACGCACGCACAGGAACTGGATTCGAAAAAGACGCTGATCGACGCACAGTTGCAGAGCATGGGCAACGAATTGCAGAAGGTCGAGACACTGATCAAGGAGTACGAAAGCGATCGCGCGATCAAGTTCGGCCAGTTGGATTCGGGTCTGAAAGCGCAGAACGAGCAGGTGCAGCGGCTGGCGCAGACGGCAAGTTCACTGCGCGAGGCACTGGCCAGTACCAAGGCGCGCGGACAGTGGGGCGAACGGATGGCCGAGGATGTATTGCGGCTGGCGGGATTCGTCGAAGGGGTTAACTACGAGAAGCAGAAGACGCTGGGCGGCGGCTCGCGGCCGGATTTCACCTTCCCGCTGCCGCAGGGTCTGATGCTCAACATGGATGTGAAGTTTCCGCTCGACAACTATATGCGCTACCTCGAGGCGGCGAGCGATGGCGACCGCAGTCGGCATCGAGCCGACTTCATCCGCGACATCCGCAGCCACGTCAAGGCAGTGACGGGGCGGGAGTATATTAATCCGGCTGAGCACACGGTAGATTATGTGCTGGTTTTTATTCCGAACGAGCAGGTGTACTCATTCATTCACGAGATTGACCGCACATTGCTGGACGATGCGTTGAAGAGCAAAGTGATCCTGTGCTCACCGCTGTCGCTGTATGCAATCCTCGCGGTGATTCGGCAGGCGAGCGACAATTTTGCGTTTGAGCAGGCGTCGGAGCAAATTCTCACCGCGGTGGCCGCGATGCAGAAGCAGTGGCAGATGTTCGTCGACAAGATGGAAGCGATGGGGAAGAAGATCGATGAATCGCAGAAGGCGTTTCAGGAGTTGGTGACGACGCGCCGCCGCCAGCTTGACCGTGCCTTTGACAAAGTTGAAGATTTGCGCAGCCAGCGCGGATTGCCGCTGCTTGAAGACGACTCCGAGCAGTAGCGTCGGAATTCGATTATCTCGAAGTTTAAAGTTGAGTGGAAGTGGGGCGAGAAGAATTCGGGGCAGTCGTATGACTGCCCCGAGGCATTGATGGCTATTTGGTCGGCGCCGGAGATTTCTTCGGCGCTGCTTTGACAATGGCATCGGGCGGGAGATCGGAAATCGTGTTGTGCGCGACGATTTCGCCATTGGCGGTCAGGTCGAAGACGTGCCACCAGGCGCCGGTCCCGCTGGTCGGGACGGTAAACGTCTGGAGCCGCTGGGCACCGCGATAGACCTCGATGCGCGCGTTGGATTCGGTCAGAGCCGCATCAAAGCCGCCCTCGCCGGAATAGTTGTGGACGGCGAAGATGCAGTCGGCCTGCAGGTCGTAGATCGTGATCGTCTCGGGGCCGTACGAGTCGGTGTCGTCGACGTCGAGGGCGATCAGCGGCGGGACATCCGGCTGACCGGGATTGCCAAAGTAGATGTGGTAGACGATCTCGCTGATGGTCGTCCAGACGTGGGCATCGAGATCTGATGGGACTTCGCCCCAGGTCAAGACAACGCGATACTCGCCCTCCGCCAGCAGCGGGCTAAGGCTGACCCGTTCGACGGTCACGCCGGACTGGTGCTGGATCGTCCGCTGGAGGTTGATGTAGCCGCTCAAGTCCACCGACAGCATGTAGGTGCCGAAGGGGAGATTGGTCATGGCGTAATTGCCGGAAGCATCGGTGGTGGTCGAGCGGCTGGCGGGACCGCTGACGCTGACGGTAGCGCCCGCGAGGGGTTCGCCGGTGGAGGCGTTGGTCACAGTGCCGCTGATTGTGCCGAGGCTGGTGCCGGTCTGATTGATCAGGATCGACTGGCCGTCGAATACAAGCGTCCCCGCTGTGACTTCGGGCAGCGGTCCGTCGGCATCGAGCAGGTTGTTGGACAACAGCGTCAGTTCAGTCAGGCCAGGGATATGCGCCATGAAGGTCAGGTTCACCAACTCATTGACGCCCGGCGGCATCGACTCGACACCTTGCGAGCGAAACACCGAGACGTCGACACCGCCGCCATCATTGGTCTGGCCGCTGACCTCGAGGCCGCCCCAGGCATCATTGGCCGCATCGGCGCTAACAAAGGTCAGCGCCTCGTTGTCGTAGCCGATGGTGAAGGTGCCCTGGTTGAATCCGGCGAGATTCCAGAGTTCAATGCTGACCGTGACCTGTTGATCTTCGACAGTTTGGATGTAGTACGGCGACAGCCGCACCATCGGCACGACCGGCGTGAGTGTCAACTGCACGTTGATATTACTGCCGGGGGCGACGGTGCGCTCAGTCGAGCCGCCGTAGAGAATTTGATCGGGGCCGTCGACATTGGTTTCGACGGCTTCCAGCACGAACGTAACAACGCCGACCGGTACGATGACCGAGCCGAAGCTGAAAGCGCCGTTGACGACCGGGGTCGAGAAACTGCCAACCAGTTCGTCCTCGGCATAGATGCGCAGGTTGACTTGATCGACGCGCTCCGCCAGTGAGGTCTTAAGCAGACTAACGGAGACCTGCGCGGCGACGCGGTTGTTGCCGTTTTCCGATTTGTCGCTGCAGCCGGCAATCAGGATGCCGAGCAGGGCGGCGGCGGTGAGAATGAATTTAGACATTTTGATTCGATTCCGTTTCATTGCGGGCCTCCCTACATAACCCGATAAGTGAGCGCCAGGAGCAGTCCGAGGCCGGACAGATCGATCTTGTCAGCGGGGACGTCGATTGAGCCGGTGTAGTACGTGAGCATCCCGCTGCCGTAGAGTGTTTCGGTCAGGGCATAGCTGGCGCCGCCGCCGATGCCGATGTAGTTCGATTTCGGCCGGTACAGCAGGCTGCCCTCCTCATAGTCGTTGGCGGAGAAATTCTGG
Encoded proteins:
- a CDS encoding AAA family ATPase encodes the protein DLFDQGKKSAPCIIFIDEIDAVGRLRGAGLGGGHDEREQTLNQLLVEMDGFESNDGVILVAATNRPDVLDPALLRPGRFDRQIVVNLPDIKGREGILKVHMKKINVSDDVDIRVIARGTPGMSGADLANVVNEAALLAARRNAEKVAMVDLEMAKDKVMMGAERRSLVISDEEKRTTAYHEAGHALVGKLIPKADPVYKVTIIPRGLALGVTSFLPTEEKHTYSKEYLETKLIYLMGGRAAEKLVFDQLTTGAGNDIERATDLARRMVCAWGMSENLGPLTFGKAREEIFLGREIAQHRDYSEKTAQQIDEEVRRIVERSYAQAEEILQGNLDKLHLLATALLEHEILDSDEIDRILRGEKLAKQPLNAKQP
- the folP gene encoding dihydropteroate synthase, which codes for MADAADILYQPDRIIVMGVVNTTPDSFSDGGQFLDADRAVAQALRLAAEGADIIDIGGESTRPGAEPVAEEEEIRRVIPVIERLARASDVAISIDTVKARVAQLALQAGAKIVNDISALQADEEMAATVAQAGAGVILMHRRGTPQTMQANTNYDDLVAEVREALAQAIARAEDAGCDPRRIMIDPGIGFGKSLEGNLDLIRSIKTFASLGKPVLIGASRKSFVGRITGAEAPDRLGGSLAAAVAAVLNGAAAVRAHDVKETRQAVDVAIRLRGRQ
- a CDS encoding TIGR00159 family protein, with product MELFTYKFLKFTLVDLIDVVVVAAIFYKFLSLLRGTRAAQMVTGLTMLFVVAFFAYWFQLQGLMWLFTNLATVGFIVLIILFQPEIRGALAQIGHSRLVRLFYRGEPTASIDEIVRAVIRMAVLKHGALIVIERSVGLKDFIQSGKELNTTVSEEMITTIFTPYTPLHDGAIIVRGDTIIAAACTLPVSQNPAYIKLFGMRHKAAIGITEESDAVCVVVSEETGEVSIAFEGALRRDVENVQLKEVLTRFLKS
- a CDS encoding DNA recombination protein RmuC, which translates into the protein MSVLLALALGVVLGAAITWLVMRRRETDARAIAEELLRDNEARKQAELDRVIEHVKQSFGNLSAEALSKANEDFLRTRKSLLESDRQTHAQELDSKKTLIDAQLQSMGNELQKVETLIKEYESDRAIKFGQLDSGLKAQNEQVQRLAQTASSLREALASTKARGQWGERMAEDVLRLAGFVEGVNYEKQKTLGGGSRPDFTFPLPQGLMLNMDVKFPLDNYMRYLEAASDGDRSRHRADFIRDIRSHVKAVTGREYINPAEHTVDYVLVFIPNEQVYSFIHEIDRTLLDDALKSKVILCSPLSLYAILAVIRQASDNFAFEQASEQILTAVAAMQKQWQMFVDKMEAMGKKIDESQKAFQELVTTRRRQLDRAFDKVEDLRSQRGLPLLEDDSEQ
- a CDS encoding carboxypeptidase-like regulatory domain-containing protein, with the translated sequence MKRNRIKMSKFILTAAALLGILIAGCSDKSENGNNRVAAQVSVSLLKTSLAERVDQVNLRIYAEDELVGSFSTPVVNGAFSFGSVIVPVGVVTFVLEAVETNVDGPDQILYGGSTERTVAPGSNINVQLTLTPVVPMVRLSPYYIQTVEDQQVTVSIELWNLAGFNQGTFTIGYDNEALTFVSADAANDAWGGLEVSGQTNDGGGVDVSVFRSQGVESMPPGVNELVNLTFMAHIPGLTELTLLSNNLLDADGPLPEVTAGTLVFDGQSILINQTGTSLGTISGTVTNASTGEPLAGATVSVSGPASRSTTTDASGNYAMTNLPFGTYMLSVDLSGYINLQRTIQHQSGVTVERVSLSPLLAEGEYRVVLTWGEVPSDLDAHVWTTISEIVYHIYFGNPGQPDVPPLIALDVDDTDSYGPETITIYDLQADCIFAVHNYSGEGGFDAALTESNARIEVYRGAQRLQTFTVPTSGTGAWWHVFDLTANGEIVAHNTISDLPPDAIVKAAPKKSPAPTK